The sequence GTGGAAAACCAGTTTATAAGCATGATTCAAAGGTTCCCCATACAACATCTCTCGGTGTAAGTGTTTGCACAGGCTGATATTTCACACTCCCATATTACTAAGTTTGCACAGGCTGATATTTCAAACTCTCACATTACTAATTTTAAACATTATATAAGCTAATGGAAATTTGCAGTTAATCCCCTTGGGAACCGGGTCTGATTTTGCAAGAACGTTTAGCTGGTTAGTACTTCTTGCACCGGTTATTTCCAGATATTTGGTACattaacaacatcaatcaccatctTAATAtagatcattttttttttttttttactttgttagGACAAATGATCCTGTTGACGCCATTGAACGATTAGTTAAAGGTTGTGAATATTTTGTTCCTGGTAGTGTAGTACCTATAGTGTTTGGAGAGTATGATTTGCTATCACCGAGTATTTTATCATTTCGGATTTTTGAGATGAAAGCGTTCTGCAGGGTCTAGGTCACGGATTGATGTTGGGGTAATCACTAAAGAAGGTGGAGATTTGCACTACTTCATAAATGTTGCAGATATTCATCTGTAAGCATACTACCTTTAGAAATTATGAGAACAATATTCAATTTGTGGTAGTACAAATGATTATCTTAAATAAACTTTCAGGAGTGCAAAAGCAGGTTATCATGCATCTAGATACAAAAGATTTGGGAAGTTGTGCTATGTTATTGGTGCTTTGCAAGCCTTTTTTGGGCATCACAACCAGGATCTAAAGATCAGAGTCAGTACTTCGCTTCACTTTAATTAATTGtacttcattttcctttttaccctgctGGCCTTTGTTCAGTTATGATATGATATCATTTATTTTAGGTTAACGACGGGGAGTGGGAAGTATATCCCAAAGTAACAGCTCTCTGCATTGGGAATGGACAATTCTTTGGTGGTGGAATGAGGATAACTCCTAATGCCCACCCTTCAAGTGGAAACTTCGAGGTGCAATTTAGACTTCGTCTCATATACTTTAGACATGTCAATATGGGCGGGCCTAAAGGGTTGGGTTGACCCACATACACTTTTTTGTTCATATGTTTAAAGTATTAATATTGAAATGTAAGTTGTGATTACCAGAACAATATTCATTTTGAATAAAATGATGTTGGAAGTTATATTATATGCATTATTAAGGTAGACTTTGGGCAAGTTACGACCTGTTTGACTTGTTCAACCCATTCCCCATTCAGGCTTGTTTAAATTTTCCCATACCCAAATCGAGTCATTCATAAGTAAATGGATTGATATTGCTACCCATATACTTGTGAAAACTTTGCCTGTAATACCTGGATAACTTTAACTCTGCAGTTAATGTTGGTTTTTGTCTCGTATCAGGTGGAGACCCTTCAGGATTTTCAATGGTACGACTTCATTCTGAAACTACATAGGCTGTACAGCGGAACTCATTTGTCGGTGGATAATGTCTTGTCAAGAAGGTATTCACTCTTTAGAAGTCAGCTTTATcctcaattatcattatcattattgt comes from Rutidosis leptorrhynchoides isolate AG116_Rl617_1_P2 chromosome 4, CSIRO_AGI_Rlap_v1, whole genome shotgun sequence and encodes:
- the LOC139844780 gene encoding sphingoid long-chain bases kinase 2, mitochondrial-like, encoding MVCLGMAVVSMAAKPSLLRAEQSDLSAATCTGSSSSSRRRDLVFIVNPRGANGRTGREWKKLLPYLRSRLGSDCNICESLTSGPSHAIDITREAIREGADAVVAVGGDGTLHEVVNGFFWGGKPVYKHDSKVPHTTSLGLIPLGTGSDFARTFSWTNDPVDAIERLVKGSRSRIDVGVITKEGGDLHYFINVADIHLSAKAGYHASRYKRFGKLCYVIGALQAFFGHHNQDLKIRVNDGEWEVYPKVTALCIGNGQFFGGGMRITPNAHPSSGNFEVETLQDFQWYDFILKLHRLYSGTHLSVDNVLSRSAFSIEVEEVVGTNSIFVQSDGEHLGFLPRKFSVLPAVISMIC